CTTAAATGCTGCGATAAATATAAAAAATAGGGCGGCAGGGCATTCCGTCCTTAAAGCTCGTGGAGTCCGACGCAATAGCGGGACTGCGAAACGAGAAGCCCACGCCATACCTTAAGGTTGGCGTGGGAGTATGTCACCTCTACTACGTTACTAATTTCCCGCGATCGCGATTTCTTTAATTAAATTCCTAGTTCTCAAAAAAGAACAAACAACAACCTTTGGTTAGAGTTATCGTAGTGGAAGGTGAACAAAACCCAAAGGGTCGATCTTCCTTCTCTATGAGTAATTTACCAGATTTTTCTAACCAGGGTTATCAGCTAGTTCGAGAATTAGGACTAAATCGTACTCATGGTCGAGTGACTTACGAGGCGATATCTTCACGAAATCAGCAGTCGGTGGCGATTAAGCAGTTTCAGTTTGCGGCGGGCGATACTCGTTGGTCAGATTATGATACTTATCAACGCGAAATTCAAGTGCTGCGAGGACTAAATCATCCGGGTATCCCTCGTTATTTGGATTCTTTTCCCACTGAGAATGGCTTTTGTCTGGTCCAAGAATATAAAAATGCTTCTTCTTTGGCTGTACCTCGCAGTTTTTCGCCGGAGGAGATTAAGCAAATTGCGGTTTCAGTCTTAGAAATTCTGGTTTATCTCCAAAATCGCATTCCTCCTGTGATTCATCGCGATCTTAAACCGGACAATATTTTGGTAGATGACGAAATTAATGTCTATCTGGTGGATTTTGGCTTGGCAAGCATTGGTACGGGGGAAGTTACGATGAGTAGTGTGGCGAAGGGGACGCTGGGGTTTATGGCTCCAGAACAGTTATTTCACCGTCAGCTAACGGAAGCTTCTGATTTGTATGGACTGGGTGCAACTTTAATTTGTTTGCTGACGGGAACGAAAAGTGCTGATATTTGTAATTTAATTGATGATGATTATCGCCTGAATTTTCAACATCTTGTTCCTCGCTTTAGTCTGAGTTGGATTGCTTGGTTGGAAAAGATGGTGCAATTGAAGGTTAAGGATCGTTTTGCGAATGCGGCGGCTGCTCTTTCTGCGGTTCAACCAGTTTATGTGGTACGGACTCCTGTGGCAGATTTAAGTCAGGTGAGGTTGGATTTTCAAGCGAAAAAGTTGGGGGAAAAGTTAACTCAAATTGTTGAGGTAAGTAATTCGGTTCCGGAGACGATTTTACAAGGAATGTGGCGGGTTGTACCTCATGAAAACGATCCTGTACCAATTAATTCTCGCCATAGTTGGATTTCTTTTAGTCAAGTAAGTTTTCAAGCTAATTATTTTCGCTGTCGGGTGACAGTGGATACTCGCTATTTACAAGCCGATCGCTTTTATGAACGAGATTTATTGTTATCTACTAATTCTCATCCTCAAGAACAGTTAGTTAAAGTTAATTTGCAAACTGCGACCGTTCCTTTACGAAAGAAAAAGTTACCTTTGGCTTCTTTGGGGTTGTTGGTTTTTTGTAGCGCGATCGCGGCTTGGTGGCAGGCGATCGCTTGGTCCGATCTAGTTGCGGAAAGTGGCTCGATGGGCTTGTTTGTCGCGGTTTTTGTCTCGGTTTTTGTCGCTATTTTTGGGCTGACTGCGGCTGTTGCTTCGGGTGCGATCGCGTCTTTGGTTACTCATTTGCGGACTAAATTTAAAGTTAAGTATCGATTACTTGACAAAGTTGTTGCTTTTCTAATTGCTGGTGTTGTGGCTTGGTTTGCGGTGCGCTTTGGGGCTTCTTTTCGTACTGGTGAAACAACGACGGCAAGTTTGGCTTTGGTAGATGTGGTGCTGTTTCTGGCGGTTTTTCAAGGTAATAAAATTGCTCAAATTTGTCATCAACGAGGCTTTAGTCGGAGTTTGGCGATCGCGGTTTCTTGTTTGAGTGTGGCTTGGGGTGTTACTTTGGGCTTAGGTGGTCAAGTTGGTTGGTTGCATCCGGCGATCGCTACTGCGACAATCGCGATCGGTTTACCTTTAGTTGCTTTAACTATCTATCCTCCCTTGGAAAGAGCTAGATTAATTGCTAATTATCGCTCTTTTGAAGCACGACAACAATTGATTAAACCGTAAACTAATTAAGCTTTAGCTTTGATTTTTTCAAGTTCGAGTTAAAGCTTAATTTTTCAGTCAATTAGCTTGACTTTTTTGCTTAATTAATGATATTTTCTTACTGAGCCTATTTATAATGGTAATATAATCAGTCATAAATAATCACACATATCTCCATTATAAAGAAAATTATAGCAGAAACGAAAGCAAAGCGCAAGAAAAAAAGCCAAAACTTCTACTCAGAAACAGTCAAATCATAATGCTTCGACAACCAAATCCAATAATGATGTTCAATCGTACATTGCTGCGTAGAAACCGCCTCAACTCCGTATTCTTTAGCCATTTTCTCAATCAAAAGTGGTTGGGATACTAATATAATAAGGTAAAATCTAACTAATTAGAAGCTTTTCTGGCACTTTTGCTGGGAATTTCGATAATAAATTCAGTTCCCTGTCCGGGAGTAGAAAAGCAAGATAATTGTCCTTTGTGAGTTCCGACGATAATTTGATGAGAAATAGCTAAACCCAGTCCCGTACCTTTTCCTACGGGTTTAGTTGTAAAGAAGGGGTCAAAAATGTATTTTTGGACTTCTGGGGAGATACCTATTCCATTATCTACAATCCGAATTTGGACGTGAGATTCATCAACTAAACAAGTATGAATTTGTAGTTGTAAATTGTCATCAGCAACATCTTGTTTTTGACTTTTGAGTAAAGACTGTTCTTGCAAAGCATCAATTGCATTAGTGAGGATGTTCATAAATGCTTGATTTAGTTGTCCGGGATAACACTCAACCAAAGGTAGTTTGCCGTAATTTTTAATAATTTCAATGGTGGTATGAGGAAACTTTTCTTGAAAACCACTTTGCAAAATCATCAAACTGCTGTCGATACCTGAATGGAGATCGACTTCTTTAAATTGAGCTTCGTCGAGGCGAGAAAAGGTACGCAAACTAAGCACTATTTCGCGGATCCGATTAGCTCCGACTTTCATTGAATTTAGGAGTTTGGGTAAGTCTTCTAAAATAAAGTCTAAATCTTTATCGGCGATCGCGTCTTGGATTGCTTTTTCTGGACGAGGATAATAACTTTGATAAAGTTCGAGTAAATCTGTTAAGTCTTGGGTATACTCTTGGACGTGAACTAAGTTACCATAAATAAAGCTAACTGGGTTGTTAAGTTCGTGAGCGACTCCTGCAACCAACTGTCCGAGGCTGGACATTTTTTCGCTTTGGACGAGTTGAGTTTGGTAGGAGCGAAGTTCGTGAAGTGTTTGTTCGAGTAGTTCGGCTTTGCGGTGCAGTTGTGCTTCCGATCGCTGCAAAGCGATTTCCGCAAATTTGCGATCGCTAATATTTTCAATTACACCAACAAAGTATTTTGGTTTTCCGCGAGCTTCTCGCACCATTGAGACGGTAAGATTTACCCAAACAATCGAACGATCGTTGCGGATATAGCGTTTTTCATGGGTAAATGTCGCTCTTTCACCTTTTAACAACCGTTGGACATTTTCTCGATCTAATTGAACGTCGTCTGGGTGAGTAATTTCTTGAAAATTCAGTTCGTATAATTCTTCGGGTGTGTAACCAACAATTTCGCAGAATTTTCGATTTACCCAGAAAAACTTTCCGGAAGTATCTGCATGAGCAATTCCCACGGCTGCTTGTTCAAAAGTAGCACGAAAACGTTCTTCACTTTCGCGCAGGGCTTTTTCGACGGAAGTGCGATCGCTAATTTCCTGTTGTAGTTGGGAAACTACTTGACTTAATTCAATCGTACGTTCCTGTACCCTAGATTCTAATTCTTCATTGAGCCGTTTGAGCTTAACCTGTGCTTGTTTTTGTTCGGTAATATCCCTAGCTGCGGTATAAATAAGTCCGGTATTTGCTTCTAAGGCTGATTTCCAAGCTAACCACTTGTAACTACCATCTTTAGTACGATAGCGATTTTCAAAGTAGAGAGTGGGAATACCTCGCGATAAGTTACTGATTTCAACTAAAGTTGCACTGCGATCCTCGGGATGAACGAAATAAATGAAGGGATGAGCGAGAAATTCCTCAGCCGTGTAACCGAGAATTGTGGTAACTGCGGGATTTACGCGCTTGAAATAACCATCTACTCCAGCGATTCCCAGTAAATCGAGGGATACACAAAAGAAGCGATCGCGTTCTTCTTCTGTCTGTTTCCGTTCGGTGATATCTTGAAAGAAAATTGAGAGTCCTTCTACTCCCGGATATGCTCTAACTTCCAACCAAGCATTTAAAGGCTGATAGTATTCTTCAAAAGTAACTGAAACTTGCTCTTTAATTGCGCGGTGATATTCCCGATAAAATTTCGATCCTACTGCTTGGGGAAAAACTACCCACAGATTTTGACCTAAAAGTTCTGCGCTAGGACTTTGCAATACTGACGCTGCTTGAGAGTTAAGATAAGTTATTTCCCAATCTTGATTAATGCTGATAAAAGCGTCAGTAATACTTTCAAGCATATTCAGGGTATGACGGCTGGATTCTCGTAAAGCAATTTCCGTCGAAACGCGATCGCTAATATCTCGAATTGTCCCTACTAAAAATTTATTTCCTGCTTCATCAATAAAACAAGATTTTTTGGTTGAGATAATGTAGGTATTCCCCGCGCGATCGGTAAAACTTTCTTCGTTTGTGTTTTCAACTCCCGTTTTTAGTACCTCTTCGTCTTTCTCGCTCAAAAATTTTGCTTCTGGGAAAGAAAAAAATTCGCGATCGGTTTTGCCAATTAATTCTTCTCTAACTACACCCGTAAATTTACAAAAAGCTTCATTTAAAAGGACAAAACGATGCTTTTCATCTTTGACAAATACTGGATCGCTAATTCCGTTAATCACATTTTGTAAAAATGATTGAGAGGTTTTTAATTGAGCTTCGATCTGTTTTCTTTCAGTGATATTCATTAACAGACCATCCCAGAGAAGATCTCCGTTTGGCTGTTTTTCCGGTCGCGAAGCTGCTTGAATCCAAATAATTTTACCTGAATGAAGGACAAATCTTCCTTCCCATTCCCAAGCTGCTAAATTTTCGGCTGCTTTAACTACCGATTTCGCAAAAGCCTCTCGATCTTGAGGGTGAATCAAATTAATTAAAGTCTCAGCATTTGCTTTTATTGTTTGAGCTTCTAATTCAAATAATTCTTGACAGCTAGGACTAATAAAAGTAAAATCAACAGTACCATCTTTTCGTTGCAAAAACTGATAAACTACCCCTGGTATACAAGCAGATATTCGTTGAAAATGCGAACGATTCAGTTGTAATCTTTGCATTGGCACAACTGCTGGGTTTAGATTGGTTATTGCTATTTTTTGGGGTATCGACATATTGAGATCATGTCTAATGAGGTATTGATTTGCTTGACAAATCTCGGGCTTTCTATTTATATGATTCCCAGTTTTGATAGCAATTTACAATTTTCGTTTCAATATTTAACACTTTTGCCAAGTTACTTAACAAATCCTAATCTAACTACAAAACTCTTTAGGAGTTTTGTAGCTGAGGAAAAATGCTTAATTAGAAGTTACGAGGCGTTTGCGTAAGGATTCTGCCCGACGTTTAGCAACCGAATTATTAGGAGCGTAAGTGAGTGTTTGCTCATAAATTTCTAGAGCTTGAGCAGTTAATTTTTTACGTTCGTAGGCATTAGCAAGATTATTCAAAGCTGTGATATAATCAGCTTTATTCTTAACAGCTTCTTTGTATTCGCGAATTGCCATGTCGTACTGTTCTTGAGCAAAGTAAGCATAACCGAGGGCGTTATGAATGAGAGCGAGGTTTTCTGGCTCCTCTTTTTTGCCAGATTTTAAAGCTTTTTGGAAAAGTTTAGCAGCTTGGACAAAAAGTTTTTTATCGAGATAAATACTACCAAGTTGATAGTATTCTAGAGGCGTACCTTGTTCTTGTTTGAGCTTTTTTTGTAGCTGAGATAAGTTAGTTTCAGTTTTGCGAGTTTGGAAAACTTGGCGAAAAATAAAGACGGCAGATCCGGCAAGTATGACTAGCAAAACGGATAAATAAATTAGGGGAAGAAGTTCGTTCATAACTGAATCTTATTTATTTCGATCGTTGTCTGCTAAGATTTATTTTAGGGTAAACCCCAATAGATAATCCGTTCTTGTAACCAACCAGATTTTTGCCAGTTAGCGATCGCCTCGTTGACTTTCCGGCGTAAACTAGCATACTGTAAGCCTGTGGGCATGACAATTGCTAAGGGTTCGCCGGAAAGACGTTCGGGAAGTAAGCGATACTGGGGATATTCTTGCACCCAACCTGTCAAGACACTTTTGTCAGCCGCAAAAGCTGTAGCTTCTTTGGTTTCTAACAGTTGCAATGCTTCTTGGTAAGAATCAACCCCAACTAATCGAGCCTGGGGTAAACTATACTTAATCACAGCAATAGTGGAAGAAGCGCGAATTACAGCAATTGTGCTGGTTTGCAAGTCAGTAAAGGTTTGTATTGCCGGATCTTTAGTAACCAAACCAGTGCCATCAAGATAATAATAAGGGCTAAAATCAACGAGGCGATCGCGTGATGCGGTAAAAGTAACTCTGGCGATCGCGATGTCAACTTTTCCTTCGATCACTGCATTTAACCGCTCTTGATTGGTTACTGGTTGTAATTCTACCGCATCAGGACTACCGAGGATTTCAGCAGCTAAACGTTTTGCAATTTCAATTTCCAATCCTTGTAAATTACCTGTTGCATCGGTAAAAGCCAAAGGACGGAGATTATCTTTCACCGCCACAATCAGTTTACCACGGCGTTCGATTTGAGCTAATTCCGCCGCAATTGTTAAGTAAGGTGTCAGGTAAGGTAAAGTGAAAGCGGCGATCGCTATAGATAAGCTGAGAATTTTTTGCTTAATCATCGTCATTGATATCCCCTAAACAAAACTAGCCCGCCAAAGCGGGCTGATTGCTAAAATCATTAAAATCCAACCGATTTGCTTACTCAGCTTGACTAGCTACTTCGACAACTTTAGTAAAAGCTGCCGGATCTAACACTGCTAAATGTGCTAACATCTTGCGGTTAAGCTGAATATCAGCCTTTTTCAGCTTACCGATAAGCTGAGAGTAGCTCATCCCATTTTGACGTGCAGCCGCATTAATCCGTGTAATCCACAAACGGCGAAAATCGCGCTTGCGACGACGGCGATCGCGATAAGCATTCCGCAACGCTTTCATCACCTGTTGGTTAGCTGTGCGAAACAGCTTCGAGTGCGATCCTCGATAACCTTTAGCTAATTTGAGAATTTTCTTGCGGCGTTTGCGAGCTACATTACCGCGTTTTACTCTGGTCATAGTCGTTGTTTATTTGTTCTAATAAGGTTGACTCTTCTTGACAATTTCCCTAAAGTCTGGTACTAAAGACTTTACATATATGGCATCATCAAACGCACATTTTCTTCATCGCGCTCGTGTACCGTTGCCATATTCGACAAACGACGTTTGCGCTGACTAGACTTATGCTGTAATAAGTGGTTTTTGTAAGCTTTGCGGCGCATAATTTTGCCATTGCCAGTGACGCGAAAACGCTTTGCCGCCGAGCGTTTAGTTTTTAGTTTCGGCATAATCTCTCTTTAATTCGACACAATTCACTATTATATCATGAAACTCTTGGTATCTGCTAAGTTTGACAATTAATAAGCAAAGCCTTCTTTTGACCGAAAATCTTGGGTTTCAAGCCCCGTCCTTTAGGGAAGCGGAGGACGGCTTTTTGTTGCTATTTTGGGTTGAATCTGCTACCATTTTGATACTAACGTGGTCAGGATCAAATGTTGGTCTTGGAGTACAAGGTTAAGCCAAAGCCACAACAAGTAGCTGCCATTGAAGAGGCGATTCGGACAAGTCAGTTTGTGCGAAATAAAGTGCTTCGCTTCTGGATGGATAATAGAGGTGTAGGTAAAGCTGAACTCTTTAGATACAACACAGCATTAAGAAATGA
This region of Oscillatoria salina IIICB1 genomic DNA includes:
- a CDS encoding tetratricopeptide repeat protein; this translates as MNELLPLIYLSVLLVILAGSAVFIFRQVFQTRKTETNLSQLQKKLKQEQGTPLEYYQLGSIYLDKKLFVQAAKLFQKALKSGKKEEPENLALIHNALGYAYFAQEQYDMAIREYKEAVKNKADYITALNNLANAYERKKLTAQALEIYEQTLTYAPNNSVAKRRAESLRKRLVTSN
- a CDS encoding transporter substrate-binding domain-containing protein — translated: MTMIKQKILSLSIAIAAFTLPYLTPYLTIAAELAQIERRGKLIVAVKDNLRPLAFTDATGNLQGLEIEIAKRLAAEILGSPDAVELQPVTNQERLNAVIEGKVDIAIARVTFTASRDRLVDFSPYYYLDGTGLVTKDPAIQTFTDLQTSTIAVIRASSTIAVIKYSLPQARLVGVDSYQEALQLLETKEATAFAADKSVLTGWVQEYPQYRLLPERLSGEPLAIVMPTGLQYASLRRKVNEAIANWQKSGWLQERIIYWGLP
- the rpmI gene encoding 50S ribosomal protein L35; translated protein: MPKLKTKRSAAKRFRVTGNGKIMRRKAYKNHLLQHKSSQRKRRLSNMATVHERDEENVRLMMPYM
- the rplT gene encoding 50S ribosomal protein L20; its protein translation is MTRVKRGNVARKRRKKILKLAKGYRGSHSKLFRTANQQVMKALRNAYRDRRRRKRDFRRLWITRINAAARQNGMSYSQLIGKLKKADIQLNRKMLAHLAVLDPAAFTKVVEVASQAE
- a CDS encoding serine/threonine protein kinase yields the protein MSNLPDFSNQGYQLVRELGLNRTHGRVTYEAISSRNQQSVAIKQFQFAAGDTRWSDYDTYQREIQVLRGLNHPGIPRYLDSFPTENGFCLVQEYKNASSLAVPRSFSPEEIKQIAVSVLEILVYLQNRIPPVIHRDLKPDNILVDDEINVYLVDFGLASIGTGEVTMSSVAKGTLGFMAPEQLFHRQLTEASDLYGLGATLICLLTGTKSADICNLIDDDYRLNFQHLVPRFSLSWIAWLEKMVQLKVKDRFANAAAALSAVQPVYVVRTPVADLSQVRLDFQAKKLGEKLTQIVEVSNSVPETILQGMWRVVPHENDPVPINSRHSWISFSQVSFQANYFRCRVTVDTRYLQADRFYERDLLLSTNSHPQEQLVKVNLQTATVPLRKKKLPLASLGLLVFCSAIAAWWQAIAWSDLVAESGSMGLFVAVFVSVFVAIFGLTAAVASGAIASLVTHLRTKFKVKYRLLDKVVAFLIAGVVAWFAVRFGASFRTGETTTASLALVDVVLFLAVFQGNKIAQICHQRGFSRSLAIAVSCLSVAWGVTLGLGGQVGWLHPAIATATIAIGLPLVALTIYPPLERARLIANYRSFEARQQLIKP
- a CDS encoding PAS domain S-box protein; the protein is MQRLQLNRSHFQRISACIPGVVYQFLQRKDGTVDFTFISPSCQELFELEAQTIKANAETLINLIHPQDREAFAKSVVKAAENLAAWEWEGRFVLHSGKIIWIQAASRPEKQPNGDLLWDGLLMNITERKQIEAQLKTSQSFLQNVINGISDPVFVKDEKHRFVLLNEAFCKFTGVVREELIGKTDREFFSFPEAKFLSEKDEEVLKTGVENTNEESFTDRAGNTYIISTKKSCFIDEAGNKFLVGTIRDISDRVSTEIALRESSRHTLNMLESITDAFISINQDWEITYLNSQAASVLQSPSAELLGQNLWVVFPQAVGSKFYREYHRAIKEQVSVTFEEYYQPLNAWLEVRAYPGVEGLSIFFQDITERKQTEEERDRFFCVSLDLLGIAGVDGYFKRVNPAVTTILGYTAEEFLAHPFIYFVHPEDRSATLVEISNLSRGIPTLYFENRYRTKDGSYKWLAWKSALEANTGLIYTAARDITEQKQAQVKLKRLNEELESRVQERTIELSQVVSQLQQEISDRTSVEKALRESEERFRATFEQAAVGIAHADTSGKFFWVNRKFCEIVGYTPEELYELNFQEITHPDDVQLDRENVQRLLKGERATFTHEKRYIRNDRSIVWVNLTVSMVREARGKPKYFVGVIENISDRKFAEIALQRSEAQLHRKAELLEQTLHELRSYQTQLVQSEKMSSLGQLVAGVAHELNNPVSFIYGNLVHVQEYTQDLTDLLELYQSYYPRPEKAIQDAIADKDLDFILEDLPKLLNSMKVGANRIREIVLSLRTFSRLDEAQFKEVDLHSGIDSSLMILQSGFQEKFPHTTIEIIKNYGKLPLVECYPGQLNQAFMNILTNAIDALQEQSLLKSQKQDVADDNLQLQIHTCLVDESHVQIRIVDNGIGISPEVQKYIFDPFFTTKPVGKGTGLGLAISHQIIVGTHKGQLSCFSTPGQGTEFIIEIPSKSARKASN